From a region of the Mycobacteroides saopaulense genome:
- a CDS encoding ATP-dependent helicase, which produces MSTYSPAELSRVLGLFEPTDEQAAVIGAPPGPMVVIAGAGAGKTETMAARVVWLVANGYATPGQVLGLTFTRKAASQLLRRVRSRLARLAGSGILGPVGADEPDPVIATYHAYAGTLLREHGLLLPIEPNARLLTETQLWQMAFRLVCDFDGDLDTEKTPGAVTAQVLALAGQLSEHLVDTADLLSSHGELEQLIHTLPPGPHQRGGQPSAWLLRLVETQRERTQLVVIVEQLIRLMRARGVLDFGAQMSLSARLAADHPVVGQTQRDRYRVVLLDEYQDTGHAQRILLSSLFGRGIDPELALTAVGDPIQSIYGWRGASATNLPRFTTDFPLPDGSPAPTRELRTSWRNPPEALHLANAVSEEARRRSVAVRPLRPRPDAVPGHIACALLGDIAAEREWVAAQLASVYEDARRDGNRPASSAVLVRRNSDAAPMAEALAARGVPVEVVGLTGLLGLPEVADTVAMLRLVADPTAGPAALRVLTGPRWRLGAHDLAVLWRRATAFGRGGSAAIDEGLGEEADIPCLADAISDPGAPDEYSPQGWTRLSALRRELSALRGRLGMPLTDLIAEVQRVLALDVELVAGRRTDGLDQLRAFTDVAAGFADAADQSDPVGVVSAFLQYLDAAWEIEKGLAPVEVATSPGRVQILTVHSAKGLEWDVVAVPHLSAGVFPSGVAAPTWLTSATELPPLVRGDRATQGDHFGVPQLNTEGITNRKQLSDAIARHKDSLATRRIDEERRLLYVAVTRSAEKLFVSGHHWGQTGLKPKGPSDFLIELRDVIEAAATEGIACGTVELWAPAPAAGERNPMLDHTVEAQWPADPLAGRRDDVEAGALMVREALAGAAAPPGEHEDDPEGWAADVDALLREREQAHRQPELVLPQHLSVTSLVELRHDPQALVRRLMRPRPTRPDLEARRGTAFHSWVQRHYGSVRLIDFEDLPGDGYGDYEDAEDLAALQSAFLDSEWADRTPAEIEVPFEISVAGTVVRGRIDAVFASGDGTWTVVDWKTGHEPSGPDMDAAALQLSAYRHAWAALQGIDPARVNAVFHYVRTGRTVAPAELPELPQATELGQLTRD; this is translated from the coding sequence ATGAGTACTTACTCTCCGGCCGAATTATCTAGGGTGTTAGGGCTTTTCGAGCCCACCGATGAGCAGGCTGCCGTCATCGGTGCGCCGCCGGGGCCGATGGTGGTGATCGCTGGTGCCGGTGCGGGTAAGACCGAGACCATGGCCGCCCGGGTGGTGTGGCTGGTGGCCAACGGATATGCCACGCCCGGCCAGGTGCTCGGACTGACCTTCACCCGCAAGGCCGCGAGCCAGTTGTTGCGCCGTGTCCGGTCGCGGCTGGCGCGCCTCGCCGGAAGTGGGATCTTGGGCCCCGTTGGTGCCGATGAGCCCGATCCCGTCATTGCGACTTATCACGCTTACGCCGGAACATTGCTGCGCGAGCACGGCCTGCTGTTGCCCATCGAACCCAACGCACGGCTGCTGACCGAAACGCAGCTGTGGCAGATGGCTTTCCGGCTGGTCTGTGATTTTGACGGTGATCTGGACACCGAGAAGACACCCGGGGCCGTCACCGCTCAGGTATTGGCACTGGCCGGCCAGCTGTCCGAACACCTGGTGGACACCGCCGACCTGCTGTCCTCGCACGGTGAGTTGGAGCAGCTGATTCACACCCTGCCTCCCGGTCCCCATCAGCGCGGGGGCCAGCCCAGCGCCTGGCTGTTACGGCTGGTCGAAACGCAGAGGGAGCGAACACAGCTCGTGGTGATCGTGGAGCAGTTGATTCGACTGATGCGCGCTCGCGGCGTCCTCGATTTCGGAGCGCAGATGTCGCTGTCGGCGCGCCTGGCCGCCGACCACCCCGTTGTCGGGCAGACGCAGCGCGATCGCTATCGGGTGGTGCTGCTCGACGAGTACCAGGACACCGGTCACGCCCAACGCATCTTGTTGTCATCGTTGTTCGGGCGAGGCATCGATCCCGAGCTGGCCTTGACCGCGGTCGGCGACCCCATCCAATCCATCTACGGTTGGCGCGGTGCATCGGCGACCAATCTGCCCCGGTTCACCACCGACTTTCCGCTCCCGGACGGATCACCGGCGCCGACAAGGGAACTGCGTACCAGCTGGCGTAACCCACCCGAGGCCCTGCACCTGGCCAACGCCGTGTCGGAGGAGGCCCGCCGGCGTTCGGTGGCGGTGCGGCCCCTGCGCCCCAGGCCGGATGCTGTGCCGGGGCACATCGCCTGTGCATTGCTCGGTGACATCGCTGCCGAACGCGAATGGGTCGCAGCGCAATTGGCTTCGGTATACGAAGACGCGCGCCGTGACGGAAATCGCCCAGCGTCTTCTGCGGTGCTGGTCAGGCGCAACAGCGATGCGGCCCCCATGGCGGAGGCTCTTGCCGCGCGCGGTGTTCCGGTCGAAGTGGTCGGACTGACGGGCCTGCTGGGCTTGCCGGAGGTCGCCGATACCGTGGCGATGCTGCGCCTCGTCGCGGACCCGACGGCAGGTCCCGCCGCGTTGCGGGTATTGACCGGGCCGCGGTGGCGCCTGGGCGCGCATGATCTGGCGGTGCTGTGGCGGCGCGCGACGGCATTCGGTCGCGGCGGCTCCGCGGCTATCGACGAGGGCTTGGGGGAAGAAGCCGACATTCCGTGCCTGGCCGATGCCATCAGCGATCCCGGTGCACCCGACGAGTATTCGCCGCAGGGCTGGACACGCCTGTCTGCACTGCGCCGGGAGCTGTCCGCATTGCGTGGTCGGCTCGGTATGCCGCTCACCGATCTGATCGCCGAGGTGCAGCGAGTGTTGGCACTTGACGTCGAGCTTGTCGCCGGACGGCGCACGGACGGCCTGGACCAGTTGCGGGCCTTCACCGATGTGGCCGCCGGATTCGCGGACGCTGCCGACCAGAGCGACCCGGTGGGGGTGGTCTCGGCGTTTCTGCAGTACCTGGATGCGGCGTGGGAGATCGAAAAAGGCCTTGCGCCTGTGGAAGTGGCGACAAGTCCGGGGCGGGTGCAGATCTTGACCGTGCACTCGGCCAAGGGGCTGGAATGGGATGTGGTCGCCGTGCCTCATCTGAGCGCCGGGGTGTTTCCGTCGGGTGTGGCCGCGCCGACGTGGCTGACCAGCGCCACCGAGCTGCCGCCGCTGGTGCGTGGCGATCGCGCGACCCAGGGCGATCATTTCGGGGTTCCGCAGCTGAACACTGAGGGCATCACGAACCGCAAGCAGCTCTCCGATGCCATCGCGCGGCACAAGGACAGCCTGGCCACCCGCCGCATCGATGAGGAACGCCGTCTGCTGTATGTGGCGGTAACCCGCTCGGCCGAAAAGCTTTTCGTTTCGGGCCACCATTGGGGCCAGACCGGTCTCAAACCCAAGGGGCCATCCGACTTTCTGATCGAGCTGCGCGATGTCATCGAGGCCGCGGCTACCGAAGGCATTGCGTGTGGGACTGTCGAGCTGTGGGCTCCCGCGCCCGCGGCCGGTGAACGCAACCCCATGCTCGACCACACCGTGGAAGCGCAATGGCCCGCCGACCCGCTCGCGGGCAGACGCGACGATGTCGAGGCGGGCGCGCTCATGGTGCGCGAGGCGCTTGCCGGTGCGGCGGCCCCGCCCGGCGAGCACGAGGACGATCCCGAGGGGTGGGCAGCCGATGTCGATGCGCTGCTGCGAGAACGTGAGCAAGCCCATCGTCAACCGGAACTGGTCTTACCTCAGCATCTTTCGGTGACCAGCCTGGTTGAGCTGCGACACGACCCGCAGGCGCTCGTGCGTCGCCTGATGCGCCCGCGCCCCACTCGCCCGGACCTGGAAGCGCGTCGCGGCACGGCCTTCCACTCCTGGGTGCAACGCCACTACGGGTCGGTGCGGCTCATCGATTTCGAAGATCTGCCCGGAGATGGTTACGGGGATTACGAGGACGCCGAGGATCTGGCTGCCCTGCAATCGGCGTTCCTGGACTCCGAGTGGGCGGATCGAACCCCCGCAGAGATCGAGGTGCCGTTCGAGATTTCCGTCGCCGGGACCGTCGTGCGTGGCCGAATCGATGCCGTGTTCGCATCCGGCGACGGCACCTGGACTGTCGTCGACTGGAAGACCGGTCACGAGCCGTCGGGCCCCGACATGGACGCCGCCGCGCTACAGCTGTCCGCCTACCGGCACGCCTGGGCCGCGCTGCAGGGGATCGATCCTGCCCGGGTAAATGCGGTGTTCCACTACGTGCGCACGGGCCGCACGGTCGCCCCCGCCGAACTGCCCGAGCTGCCGCAGGCGACCGAGCTCGGGCAGTTGACCCGCGACTGA
- a CDS encoding ATP-dependent helicase codes for MPTPTASTRSWDGAAAELLDPTRQGRFVVLGGSGTGKTSLLVDIVAARTATGASPESILVLTGSNRASADLRSRISAAVFERRAAVAIREPMVRTVHSYAFSVLAAHAARQGNPPPRLITAAEQDSIVRELLCGDAEDNGGSWPASLRPALTTAGFATGVRDLMARCTERGVDPKELRAIGRRHNRPEWVAVADLARQYEEVMLLRSAVGMAAPQATVPALGAAELVGSVLETFAVEPGILAAERDRIDLLLVDDSQHLDPQAALLVRLLAVGASLSVFNGDPNQSVFGFRGADTQLLTPSADSGVTTIELGGSHRCAAPIAELANAVAARLPGSSPARTISGVDNAAAAVRLAAVPTETAEASLVVDLLRRSHLIDDVPWSQMAVIVRSVRRSGAALRRALQSAGVPVHAESYDGPVASVPAVHALLLAVSAAQGGLSDEDAVTLVTGPLGRVDPVALRRLRRQLLRAEEARGGAGGSAELLRAVLVGAAETPLAALTDIQAAPLRRVRAVIAAAREAIASGAGVLDVLWSAWTRSGLQRRWDGLSQRGGPLGAQADRDLDAVSALFDLASEHLARTPGIGVAGLIDHIRSLALAGQRARRREPDAVSIVSAHAAVGRQWDVVAIPGVQEGLWPNTAVRGGVLRTQELMDVLAGIEHAAHVDGSAVALAEERRLLLLAVGRAARRVLITAVDNENAEMGGGPAMPSRFLTELMVAHPEWVMPEYRSGTSQARTLTAANLVGELRAVVTAADGTVSEARRSVAARQLARLAAAGVPGADPESWYGLADVSSEHALWQAGDGPVRLSPSNVETLMACPLRWLLERHGGTDLTDPRRALGTLVHELVGVHAADPDAMYRELDKAWESMPFESRWYARNELRRHRELLEAFTTWRVATRGELTEVGREIGVDGVLTHAEYPQVRLVGRIDRLERDAEGRPVVVDIKTGKSPATKDDAQQHAQLATYQIAAAEGLVEGQPAGEPGGGRLVYIAKPNLDDGATQRHQDPLTPAAQDAWRQSIHAAAVSTQGPMFVARVNEGCGHCPLRACCPAQADGQAVCRS; via the coding sequence ATGCCGACGCCGACCGCTTCGACCCGCTCCTGGGACGGCGCCGCGGCAGAACTACTGGATCCGACCCGCCAGGGCAGATTCGTGGTGCTGGGCGGTAGCGGAACCGGTAAGACGAGTCTGCTGGTCGATATCGTGGCGGCCCGTACGGCTACCGGTGCGAGCCCGGAGTCGATTCTTGTGCTCACGGGCTCGAACCGGGCGAGCGCCGATCTGCGCAGCCGGATTTCGGCCGCGGTGTTCGAGCGGCGCGCTGCCGTCGCCATCCGCGAACCCATGGTTCGCACCGTGCATTCGTACGCCTTCTCCGTGCTCGCGGCCCACGCGGCGCGTCAGGGTAATCCGCCGCCGCGCCTCATTACCGCTGCCGAGCAGGACAGCATTGTGCGGGAACTGTTGTGCGGCGATGCCGAAGACAATGGCGGTTCGTGGCCGGCGTCGTTGCGGCCGGCGTTGACGACGGCCGGTTTCGCCACCGGCGTCCGCGATCTGATGGCGCGCTGCACCGAGCGTGGCGTCGATCCCAAGGAGCTGCGTGCCATCGGGCGACGCCACAATCGTCCGGAATGGGTTGCAGTCGCCGACCTGGCCCGGCAATACGAGGAGGTCATGCTGCTGCGCTCGGCGGTCGGAATGGCCGCTCCGCAGGCCACAGTGCCTGCACTGGGCGCTGCGGAGCTGGTCGGTTCTGTGCTGGAAACCTTCGCTGTTGAGCCGGGAATTCTTGCGGCGGAACGCGACCGAATCGATCTGCTTCTCGTCGACGATTCCCAGCATCTTGACCCGCAGGCGGCGCTGTTGGTACGGCTGCTGGCGGTGGGTGCCTCGCTGTCGGTGTTCAACGGTGACCCCAACCAAAGTGTGTTCGGTTTCCGCGGTGCCGACACACAGCTACTGACGCCCAGCGCCGACAGTGGAGTCACGACAATCGAGCTCGGCGGTTCGCACCGCTGCGCGGCGCCGATTGCCGAACTCGCGAACGCGGTGGCGGCGCGGCTGCCCGGGAGTTCGCCGGCGCGCACGATCTCCGGAGTCGACAACGCTGCGGCCGCCGTTCGTCTGGCCGCGGTGCCCACGGAAACCGCCGAAGCGTCGCTGGTCGTGGATCTCTTGCGTCGCTCTCATTTGATCGATGACGTGCCGTGGTCGCAGATGGCGGTCATCGTCCGGTCGGTGCGGCGCAGTGGTGCAGCCCTGCGCCGTGCCCTGCAGTCGGCGGGTGTTCCTGTGCACGCTGAGTCGTACGACGGGCCCGTCGCCTCCGTCCCGGCGGTGCACGCCCTGCTGCTGGCGGTCTCTGCCGCCCAGGGCGGTTTGAGCGACGAGGATGCCGTGACCTTGGTGACGGGACCGCTCGGTCGGGTGGACCCGGTGGCACTCAGGCGGTTACGCCGCCAATTGCTGCGTGCCGAGGAGGCTCGGGGTGGGGCTGGCGGCAGCGCAGAGCTGCTGCGTGCCGTGCTCGTCGGTGCCGCGGAGACGCCTCTGGCGGCACTCACCGACATCCAGGCAGCTCCACTGCGGCGGGTACGCGCGGTAATCGCTGCCGCTCGCGAGGCCATCGCATCGGGAGCCGGCGTCCTCGACGTGCTGTGGTCCGCGTGGACTCGCTCGGGTCTGCAGCGACGCTGGGATGGACTGTCTCAACGCGGGGGCCCGCTGGGTGCTCAGGCTGACCGGGATCTGGACGCGGTGTCCGCGCTGTTCGATCTCGCTTCCGAACACCTAGCGCGCACACCGGGTATCGGCGTGGCCGGTCTGATCGACCACATTCGCTCGCTCGCGCTCGCGGGTCAGCGCGCGAGGCGGCGTGAGCCCGATGCGGTTTCCATCGTCAGTGCGCACGCGGCGGTGGGCCGTCAGTGGGACGTCGTCGCGATCCCCGGCGTGCAGGAAGGGCTGTGGCCGAACACCGCGGTGCGGGGCGGCGTACTGCGCACCCAAGAGCTGATGGACGTGCTGGCCGGGATCGAGCACGCCGCCCACGTCGACGGCTCTGCGGTGGCACTTGCCGAGGAACGCCGGCTCCTGCTGCTCGCGGTGGGCAGGGCGGCTCGCCGGGTGCTGATCACCGCAGTCGACAACGAGAATGCCGAGATGGGTGGCGGCCCGGCGATGCCCTCCCGTTTCCTCACCGAACTCATGGTCGCCCACCCGGAATGGGTGATGCCCGAATACCGCTCGGGCACATCGCAGGCTCGGACGCTGACCGCCGCGAACCTCGTCGGAGAGCTGCGGGCCGTCGTCACCGCTGCGGACGGCACGGTGAGCGAAGCCCGTCGCAGTGTCGCGGCCCGGCAGTTGGCCCGGCTGGCCGCCGCCGGTGTCCCCGGCGCCGATCCGGAGTCTTGGTACGGGCTTGCCGATGTGAGCAGCGAGCATGCGCTGTGGCAGGCCGGGGACGGCCCTGTCCGTCTGTCACCGTCCAATGTCGAGACGCTCATGGCTTGCCCGCTGCGCTGGCTGCTGGAGCGGCACGGCGGCACCGATCTCACCGATCCGCGCAGAGCGCTCGGCACGCTGGTGCATGAGCTTGTCGGTGTGCATGCGGCGGATCCGGATGCGATGTACCGCGAACTCGACAAGGCATGGGAATCAATGCCGTTCGAGTCGCGGTGGTATGCGCGTAACGAGCTGCGTCGGCATCGGGAACTGTTGGAGGCCTTCACCACCTGGCGCGTGGCCACCCGCGGTGAACTCACCGAGGTCGGCCGTGAGATCGGTGTCGACGGGGTCCTCACTCATGCGGAGTATCCGCAGGTGCGGCTGGTGGGTCGGATCGACCGCCTGGAACGCGATGCCGAGGGGCGTCCCGTTGTCGTCGACATCAAGACCGGGAAAAGCCCTGCCACCAAAGACGATGCGCAACAGCATGCTCAGCTCGCCACCTACCAGATCGCGGCCGCCGAGGGGCTTGTCGAGGGGCAACCGGCGGGGGAACCCGGTGGCGGCCGTCTGGTGTACATCGCCAAGCCCAATCTCGATGACGGCGCCACGCAACGCCACCAGGATCCGTTGACCCCGGCCGCGCAGGACGCCTGGCGCCAGAGCATCCATGCCGCCGCGGTGAGCACTCAAGGGCCGATGTTCGTCGCCCGAGTCAACGAGGGGTGCGGGCACTGCCCGCTGCGGGCGTGCTGCCCCGCGCAGGCCGATGGCCAGGCGGTGTGCCGATCATGA
- a CDS encoding potassium channel family protein encodes MAGKLRQRFRGIDQALTAQPDHALVGVLRIPENAASPWRAIGKRILIAVGTLFAAVIVVYLDRGGYRDVASTPEESDPLSFLDCFYYATVSLSTTGYGDITPYTEGARLVNILVITPLRLLFLIVLVGTTVEALTERSRQALKIQRWRARVRNHTVVVGYGTKGKTAVQAMLSDGAAPAEIVVVDEDQMALDAAAASDLVTVRGSATKSDVLRLAGVQNAKSIIVAANRDDTSVLVTLTARELAPTAKIVAAIREAENVHLLRQSGADSVVVSSETAGRLLGIATSTPRVVEMIEDLLTPEAGFAIAEREVERSEVGGSPRHLSDIVLGVVRDGTLHRVDAPEVDSIEATDRLLYVRNAGA; translated from the coding sequence ATGGCAGGTAAGCTCCGCCAGCGGTTTCGTGGCATTGACCAGGCGTTGACCGCACAGCCAGATCACGCATTGGTCGGTGTTCTGCGTATCCCCGAAAACGCGGCCAGCCCGTGGCGGGCCATCGGCAAACGCATCCTCATCGCGGTGGGAACACTGTTCGCCGCCGTCATCGTGGTGTACCTCGACCGCGGCGGTTACCGCGATGTCGCGTCCACCCCGGAGGAGAGCGATCCGCTCAGCTTCCTGGATTGCTTCTACTACGCCACCGTCTCGCTCTCGACGACCGGATACGGAGACATCACCCCGTACACCGAAGGCGCGCGGCTGGTGAACATCCTGGTGATCACCCCGCTGCGGCTGTTGTTCCTGATTGTTCTGGTCGGCACCACAGTCGAAGCACTCACCGAACGTTCGCGTCAAGCACTGAAGATCCAGCGATGGAGGGCCCGCGTGCGCAACCACACCGTTGTCGTCGGATACGGAACCAAAGGGAAGACCGCTGTTCAGGCGATGCTTTCCGACGGTGCCGCCCCGGCAGAAATCGTGGTCGTCGATGAAGACCAGATGGCCCTGGATGCCGCGGCCGCCTCAGACCTGGTGACGGTGCGAGGCAGCGCCACCAAATCGGACGTGTTGCGGCTCGCGGGCGTCCAGAACGCCAAGTCGATCATCGTGGCCGCCAACCGGGACGACACCTCGGTGCTGGTGACGCTCACCGCCCGCGAGCTGGCCCCCACCGCCAAGATCGTTGCCGCGATCCGTGAGGCCGAGAACGTGCACCTGCTGCGTCAGTCGGGCGCCGATTCGGTGGTGGTCTCCTCGGAGACGGCCGGACGACTCCTGGGCATCGCCACCTCGACTCCGCGGGTCGTCGAGATGATCGAGGATCTGTTGACTCCGGAGGCCGGGTTCGCGATCGCCGAACGCGAGGTGGAGCGCAGCGAGGTCGGTGGCTCACCGCGGCATCTCTCGGACATCGTCCTGGGTGTGGTGCGCGACGGCACGTTGCACCGTGTGGACGCTCCCGAGGTCGATTCCATCGAGGCCACCGACCGTCTGCTCTACGTTCGCAACGCCGGGGCTTGA